One stretch of Siphonobacter curvatus DNA includes these proteins:
- a CDS encoding phosphoribosylaminoimidazolesuccinocarboxamide synthase, with protein MPISRTEFQFPGQTGLYHGKVRDVYFFDDTMLAIASDRISAFDVILPSPIPYKGQVLNQIAAHFLQATADLVPNWLLEVPDPNVSFGWKCEAYPVEMVVRGYLAGHAWRTYRSGLRELCGVTLPEGLKENDRLPQPIITPTTKAHEGHDEDISREEILRQGLISEEEYTQLEQYTLALFERGTQMAADQGLILVDTKYEFGKRGTEIYLIDEIHTPDSSRYFYADGYAERQAAGETQRQLSKEFVREWLIANGFQGKEGQTVPAMSEEWTQEISHRYIELFEKVTGRTFAPTPDPDALARIEANVNALLAARNS; from the coding sequence ATGCCTATCTCCCGTACCGAATTTCAATTTCCCGGTCAGACCGGCCTGTATCACGGCAAGGTTCGTGACGTATACTTTTTTGACGATACGATGCTGGCCATTGCCTCCGACCGTATTTCAGCATTTGACGTGATATTGCCCAGTCCTATCCCATACAAAGGACAGGTGCTTAATCAGATTGCCGCTCACTTCTTGCAGGCGACGGCGGATCTGGTTCCTAACTGGTTACTGGAAGTGCCCGACCCTAACGTTAGTTTCGGCTGGAAATGTGAAGCTTACCCCGTTGAAATGGTCGTTCGAGGCTATCTGGCAGGTCACGCCTGGCGTACCTATCGTTCCGGATTACGGGAGCTTTGCGGCGTAACCCTGCCCGAAGGACTGAAGGAAAATGACCGGCTGCCTCAACCCATCATTACACCCACAACGAAGGCTCACGAAGGGCACGATGAGGATATTTCCCGCGAGGAAATCCTCCGGCAGGGATTGATTTCTGAAGAAGAATATACACAACTGGAGCAGTATACCCTGGCTTTGTTTGAGCGGGGCACCCAAATGGCCGCCGATCAGGGACTTATTCTGGTTGACACGAAGTACGAATTTGGTAAGCGTGGTACGGAGATTTACCTGATCGACGAGATTCATACGCCCGATTCAAGCCGCTATTTTTACGCCGACGGATACGCCGAACGGCAGGCGGCGGGCGAAACCCAGCGGCAACTCTCCAAAGAGTTTGTGCGGGAGTGGCTCATTGCTAATGGATTCCAGGGAAAAGAAGGTCAGACCGTTCCCGCCATGTCGGAAGAATGGACGCAGGAAATATCGCATAGATACATCGAGCTGTTTGAAAAAGTGACGGGCCGTACGTTTGCTCCAACCCCCGATCCCGACGCTCTGGCCCGTATTGAAGCCAATGTGAATGCGTTGCTGGCGGCGAGAAATAGCTAG
- a CDS encoding STAS domain-containing protein yields the protein MEFKIEKSQQYVLIDVNMATIDTEVSQGISKSVASLWKEGYTNMVFDLEKVQTIEQDGFSVLRKANELCLRDGGLLVLVSKDEDLIESLDEAKIRDLTILPTVEEAVDAVFMNELEGEFREEEDDEYDYGGSADEEGGSSSGKDEEY from the coding sequence ATGGAGTTTAAAATAGAAAAAAGCCAGCAGTACGTATTGATCGATGTGAATATGGCGACCATTGATACGGAAGTTTCCCAAGGCATTTCCAAGTCCGTAGCCTCCCTCTGGAAAGAAGGATATACGAACATGGTATTTGATCTGGAAAAGGTACAAACGATCGAGCAGGATGGTTTTTCGGTACTGCGTAAAGCCAACGAACTGTGTCTGCGGGACGGTGGTCTGCTGGTACTGGTAAGCAAGGACGAAGATTTAATCGAAAGTCTGGACGAAGCCAAAATCCGGGATCTGACGATTCTGCCGACCGTCGAAGAAGCCGTGGACGCCGTATTCATGAACGAACTCGAAGGCGAATTCCGCGAAGAAGAAGACGATGAATACGATTACGGCGGAAGTGCCGACGAAGAAGGCGGCAGCTCTTCCGGCAAAGACGAAGAATATTAA
- a CDS encoding ribonuclease Z has protein sequence MQFQVTILGTGSATPTLQRNPTAQWITYDHEHFLLDCGEGTQLQILRYKLRLSKLHHIFISHLHGDHYFGLFGLLTSMSLAQRLEPLVIYGPHGLDEIITTHFKYSNTLLTYPLEFRTTNPTQVERILDHPHLTVDTVPLQHRIPCTGFIFREKTRDRNLIRGLVPPEAHPNELIQLKHGKDVLDENDQVKYRFEDLTTPPPTARSYAFCSDTIYLPELYQYVQEVDLLYHEATFADSLLERAVRTNHSTARQAAQVARDAQVGQLLLGHFSSRYREVDHLLTEAREVFANTFLAEEGHTYAVGVNPQSIEHQPF, from the coding sequence TTGCAATTTCAAGTCACCATTTTAGGTACGGGTTCCGCGACGCCAACCCTGCAAAGAAATCCTACGGCTCAGTGGATTACGTATGACCATGAGCATTTTTTGCTGGATTGCGGCGAAGGTACACAGCTACAGATTCTGCGGTATAAACTGCGGCTGAGTAAGCTGCACCACATTTTTATTTCCCACCTACACGGTGACCATTACTTTGGATTGTTTGGACTTCTGACGAGTATGAGTCTGGCTCAGCGGCTGGAACCGCTCGTGATTTACGGGCCGCACGGTCTGGATGAAATCATTACCACGCATTTTAAATACTCCAATACGCTACTAACCTATCCGTTGGAATTCCGCACCACCAATCCAACCCAGGTCGAACGCATTCTGGATCATCCACACCTGACCGTCGATACCGTTCCGTTGCAGCACCGCATTCCCTGTACCGGTTTTATCTTTCGGGAAAAAACCCGGGATCGGAATCTGATTCGCGGGCTGGTGCCCCCCGAGGCTCATCCGAACGAGTTAATTCAGCTGAAACACGGAAAAGACGTACTGGATGAAAACGACCAGGTAAAATACCGTTTCGAGGATCTGACCACCCCGCCGCCAACGGCCCGCAGCTACGCGTTTTGTTCGGATACCATTTATCTGCCCGAACTGTATCAGTACGTACAGGAAGTGGATCTGCTGTACCACGAGGCCACGTTTGCGGACAGCCTGCTCGAACGAGCCGTACGTACCAACCACTCCACGGCCCGACAGGCGGCTCAGGTCGCCCGTGATGCCCAGGTGGGTCAGTTGTTGTTAGGACATTTTTCCTCGCGGTACCGGGAAGTAGACCATCTGCTGACCGAAGCCCGTGAAGTGTTTGCGAATACATTTTTGGCTGAAGAAGGACATACCTATGCCGTCGGGGTCAATCCTCAGAGCATCGAGCATCAGCCTTTCTAG